The window TTCTCCTCTACCTCTCCCGCCatttcaccaccaccacaaccacctgTTCCCtcaaacacccaccaccaccaccaccccccccttttccaaccaccatcaacgcAATGGACCTcacttccccaccccccgagGAACCCCCCTCCTacatcgccgccgcccgcaGCCACGGCATCCCCCTCCGTCAATCAGCCCCCATCAAACCCGGCCCCTTGCCGCTtcaactccccatcctcaaccacctccgcACCAAGCGCGTGATTTTAGCCTCTGCCTCCCCTCGTCGAAGGGCAATGCTCAACCAAATCGGCCTCACAAACCTCGAAGTCTGGCCTTCAAACACCCCCGAGGACCTCGACAAGAAAACACACTCACCAGAGGAGTACGTCTCAGCCACCGCCCGAGCAAAATGCCACGCCGTCTACGAAgccgtcctcgccgcccaggCCAAACCAGACGCCACCAAAGAACATTTGGAAGATCCAGCTGTTGTCATTGCAGCGGATACAGTCATCGCCACCCGCGCAGGGCAGATATTGGAAAAGCCAAAAAGCGAACAAGATCATGTTCGGATGCTGACGCATCTG is drawn from Podospora pseudocomata strain CBS 415.72m chromosome 1 map unlocalized CBS415.72m_1, whole genome shotgun sequence and contains these coding sequences:
- a CDS encoding uncharacterized protein (COG:D; EggNog:ENOG503NUSB; BUSCO:EOG092643IE); amino-acid sequence: MNLTPFRRPATLLLYLSRHFTTTTTTCSLKHPPPPPPPPFPTTINAMDLTSPPPEEPPSYIAAARSHGIPLRQSAPIKPGPLPLQLPILNHLRTKRVILASASPRRRAMLNQIGLTNLEVWPSNTPEDLDKKTHSPEEYVSATARAKCHAVYEAVLAAQAKPDATKEHLEDPAVVIAADTVIATRAGQILEKPKSEQDHVRMLTHLRDGRYHRVLTGICVMAPKADASHPGYEIRGHVEDTKVYFAREEDGLPDDVIESYVRTREGADKAGGYALQGVGGMVLVEKVEGSVDNVIGLPVRKCLQLCERVVFRQGEEVEGEEEDEEE